A region from the Tigriopus californicus strain San Diego chromosome 9, Tcal_SD_v2.1, whole genome shotgun sequence genome encodes:
- the LOC131887428 gene encoding ovoinhibitor-like yields MKNLIIFTIVLGAIFVEGQDDFQEETDEYSDGGAACECGELYQPVCGQNGQTYSNACDAECNQTGLQCEGECPCQGFPSNFATKNQRLCPFVIKKVCGDNGKTYDNACKADNDDVKIQCEGDCPCAENAAVGSDDEGCPSCCSTRSPECRRQRVDCSQCSRK; encoded by the exons ATGAAGAATTTGATTATCTTTACCATTGTTTTGGGAGCCATCTTTGTTGAGGGCCAAGACGACTTCCAAGAGGAAACCGACGAATACTCTGACGGTGGAGCTGCTTGCGAATGCGGCGAACTCTATCAACCCGTCTGCGGCCAAAACGGTCAAACCTACTCCAACGCATGTGATGCTGAATGCAATCAAACC GGTCTTCAATGTGAAGGAGAGTGCCCTTGCCAAGGATTTCCATCTAACTTTGCCACCAAAAACCAAAGACTGTGTCCGTTTGTGATCAAAAAGGTTTGCGGCGACAATGGCAAGACCTACGACAACGCCTGCAAAGCTGATAACGACGACGtg AAAATCCAATGCGAAGGCGATTGTCCTTGCGCAGAGAACGCCGCAGTAGGCTCCGATGACGAGGGCTGCCCTTCATGTTGCAGTACCCGATCCCCTGAGTGCCGAAGGCAACGAGTCGATTGCTCTCAATGTAGCCGAAAGTAG
- the LOC131886608 gene encoding serine protease inhibitor dipetalogastin-like translates to MKTIIIFACVLGAVIVQGQGQEESSDYTESLCDCGESTYQPVCGDDGQTYSSVCEAKCSEQEPQCEGECPCPESPSDLPTRIQKVCPFYIRKVCGDNGNTFDNECQAENNGVSVQCEGECPCGENAEEEQEDCPFCCTSSSVECQGKRVDCSRCDRTREKGTQEKILPIKRTFDLFFDTQHSKRSSNEHLLHLLISSVYFHPQLIEMKYLIIFACVLGAIFVEGQFVDEQDQNQEETDEYSDSGADCDCGQLYQPVCGQNEQTYPNACEAECNKESLQCEGTCPCPRSPSDSPTQSQTVCPVAIQKVCAENGKTYDNACEAENQDLGVQCEGECPCPGNAEENCPLCCTSRTPECQGQRVDCSQCSRK, encoded by the exons ATGAAGACTATCATTATCTTTGCTTGCGTTTTGGGAGCCGTTATCgttcaaggccaaggccaagaagagtCATCAGACTACACTGAGAGCCTTTGCGATTGCGGAGAGAGCACCTATCAACCCGTTTGTGGTGACGACGGTCAAACTTATTCCAGTGTCTGTGAAGCCAAATGCTCCGAGCAG GAGCCACAATGTGAAGGTGAGTGCCCTTGCCCAGAATCTCCCTCTGATTTGCCCACTCGCATCCAAAAGGTGTGTCCCTTCTACATCCGAAAAGTCTGCGGAGATAACGGAAATACCTTTGATAACGAGTGTCAAGCTGAAAATAACGGCGTG AGCGTCCAATGTGAAGGTGAATGCCCTTGCGGTGAAAATGcggaagaagaacaagaagactgTCCATTTTGTTGCACTAGTAGCTCTGTTGAATGCCAAGGAAAACGTGTCGATTGCTCTCGTTGTGACCGGACA AGGGAAAAGGGAACTCAAGAAAAGATTCTACCCATAAAAAGAACTTTCGATTTGTTTTTCGACACACAACATTCTAAAAGATCATCGAATGAACATCTCCTCCACTTATTGATTAGCTCCGTCTACTTCCATCCACAACTAATAGAAATGAAGTATCTGATTATCTTTGCCTGTGTTTTGGGAGCCATCTTCGTTGAAGGCCAATTTGTGGATGAGCAAGATCAAAACCAAGAGGAAACCGACGAATACTCCGACAGTGGAGCAGATTGCGATTGCGGCCAACTCTATCAACCCGTCTGCGGGCAAAACGAACAGACTTATCCCAACGCTTGTGAGGCGGAGTGCAATAAGGAG AGCCTCCAATGTGAAGGCACTTGCCCTTGCCCACGATCTCCCTCTGACTCTCCCACCCAAAGCCAAACAGTGTGCCCCGTTGCGATCCAAAAAGTTTGTGCCGAGAACGGAAAAACTTACGACAACGCTTGTGAAGCAGAGAATCAAGACCTG GGTGTCCAATGTGAAGGAGAGTGCCCTTGCCCCGGAAACGCCGAAGAAAATTGCCCGTTGTGTTGCACAAGCCGAACTCCCGAATGTCAAGGACAACGTGTTGATTGCTCTCAATGCAGCCGAAAGTAG